TTCAATGCGAAAAAGtgttttcttttaatataatgtaaataaataaataaatataatttagaatATTATAGATATACTAAATTGGGTGttttaagaaaaagaagaatagaaaACTTACAAAATTCGTAgttaaaaatataagaaaatccCTCTACTTATAGTCAACAAAGGGTAGTATGGACATGTGTTTAGTGTAACTTATCAAAACAGTCACAACACTAAAAAGTCACAACTCTTCGAAAAAATCACAACTCATCAAAAAAATCACAACTCTTTGAAAAAGTCACAGTtcttcaaaaaagtcacaactcaTTGAAAAAGTCACAGCCCTTCAATATGAAAAGGTGTCTGTTTTTAATATAatgtaatataaataattataatataaaatatagaagaTATACTATTTGAAtgttttaagaagaaaaaaatagaagactTGGAAAAATCGTAGTTTAAAAATGTGAACAaaccctctatttatagccaacaaagGGTAGTGTGAATGTGCTTATTGTGCCTATAAGAAAAATCACAACTCATTGAAAAAGTCACAAGCCTTCAATGTGAAAAGGTAtatgcttttaatataatacaatataaataaataaatataatctaAAATATGAAAGATATACAAAATTGAGTTTAAGTTGGAGATATTATAGTAATTTAGCATTCAAATTAGGTAGTTCATGCTTTTAAGGTAGTTTAAATAGATATAATGGGTAGCTGGAAATGGACATCCATATTGTGTAacgaaaagaaaggaaaaatgcAGGTTATCTTTGCACAGGGTATACGGCGTTCCTCTAATACTTACTTTTTAACAAATGACCTGTCTGTCTGCTCTGTCTATAATGAAGACTCTGCTAgtaaatagtaatcaaatagagtattttttttgttttgaaaatatgTCGGATACAAGTGTGTGTGATCATATATTTCAATTTAAGTTTTTGACATTTTGCACCTGTGAATGTAATCCTCACCAGCGTACATCATGAAAACTGAGAGAAGCTCATTGAAATAATCCGAAATGCCAACACTTTAACagattaaaatttaaaatctacATCGGCCTATTCAGGATAAAGATTAATTTTATGTAAGGCCTAACATCCAACATAATCTGCTCTAATTTTGCATCTTAGCAGATAATTTACATTGACAAGAAAAAACTAAATCTATATTACAGTAGCAACATCTCCAGACTTGTTGGGTGTATAGTTCATACATGTAGCGAATTTTAAGGGGATTTTAAAACCAAAGATAGCTGATACAACTGAAAACCATGAGGTTAGATATTTCTCAATTGCAACTCCACCTTGAGACACCACCGGAGGTTCATTACTGAAAAGCAGCTTCATCCAGTCACTAGTCCCACAGGGATGTAATGTGTACCATGGCCGATTCAGGAAGGGGTGCTCCTAAAGATAATTCAGCATTTGAATTAAGACAGATCTTAATTCAGCATTTAAATTAAGACAGATCTCAACGTGGTGCACATTCATTACATATATTTCTTTCCAATAAGTTTTGTTTGAAACTGAAAAATAAGTTCTTAGCAAGATTTTTCCCCCACTAAGTTAACTTCATTCTAATGGGTAGAAGGAGGTATAATGGAGAAAAGCAAAGAAATATCGTTGTAGCTAATCCTGTTTTGCTTTTACTGGTGAAGGAGGGTTAAGGAAGAACATAGTAAGAGATGCTAATTGACAGGATATGACAAGGATCATCCAGGAAGACTCAGCAACGACGGGAGTTTTGCCAGAACCTTGACATCCGAATGGCTTCAAACAGAAAATAGTCATTCCACTGAAATACTTAACTACTAGAAGTTGGTAGCGGTTATGATTGTCAACTGATAACTAAAGGGATCTTTTTGTCATGATATCACTTGCAAGTTGAAGTTTGGCCAccattatatcatatcatggtTAACTATGTTGCTTGAATCCTAGAATGTGAAGCCACATAAACATACCAAGTGCAAATTGAAATTACAAGTTGAGAAAACATGATCAACTTTCAGAAAATAAATGAAGCAAACATACCTCCCGAGTTATAAAGGTCCATTTAGATACAACTAGTTCCTGTGCAGCATAGGTAGGAAAGTCCTTTTCCAGGTCTTCTATTGCCAAGGGTTCTCCATCTATCGATATAGCATGATCAGAACAATATTTATGTTGGTGTCTAAATTATCAtataaattatcatgaattatcTGAGAGAGAATTGCATATCAGAAACCCAATGCTGAGTAGCTTACTATTTGGTTTGAAGTGATAAATGAAACAAAAAGCTAATGACAAAGAAGTATTTATACAACAAATAAGTAGTAGAGGCAGAATTAGAACTATGCAGAACATTGAGTTGACCAGAGACTAGAACTACTCATCATCTTTTCCATTTTATACATCAGGGCATAAACTGTACAAGCATATATGAGATGGCAAGTATCAAGCTCATCATGAGTATAGCCAAGATTTTCTGCTTCAGCAATAAAATTTGTCAATCTAGCGTCTCACTGGTACAGTTGTAAAGCTGCTATCTTGTTTTCAATCACCAGTGACGCTGTAGCAATCAAGTCTTAAAGCATGACTTTATTAACACAAAATAGATGGTTGGTGATCCTATAAATGTAtgattaagaaataattatatcAAAAAACAAGAAAACTATTCCGTTCAGTATTTTTCCGCATAAAATGAATACAAACATACCACTGCAGTATGCACGGAAATAAAGTACTGGAACCCTGAAAGAGGAACTGTAGATGACATGAAAGTCATAATGATGTCTTTCTTTGCCGTCCTTTTGAACCTTTCAAGGAAAATCATGACAATGTTTAACCATGTACAGTTCAAAGACAATTAAGAAATGAAAACTGGAACAGATATATCACAGCAAAGCATGTGGTTTTGAAGATGGAGCATGGATATGTATAAATGTTGACAGCCACATACTGCAATGGAACTGTGGCTAGAGTACTTAAAAGAGGAGAAAATTGTTGATAAGAGCACCACCATCTATCAAATTAACATCCATACCGAAAAATTGGAAGTTTTATAATGCcaaggaataaatgatcattAAACTTATTGCCTGATTGCAAGAAATTAACATGTGAACCAAGAGATTACATTAAACTACTCAGCTACTCATCTGACACTTGTATCCATAACTTTTCCTCTCTCTAACTAAACACTCTCCGCACAAATAGAAACCTTATACACAACGGTAAATTTTTCAGCGAGTCTAAGGCATAGCGACTTATAGAGCCACCAGATGGAGGCCTTCCGGCGTGTCCACTTAACCAAACTGCTCCCCTTGCTGGAGCGCAGCACTCACTGAAGGAATTTCTGGAAAAGTTCTGTATGCCACCACTGTAACAACTGTGAACACAACAGCGACAGCCAACAGTCCACCCAGGGAATCAGTCATTGCGAGAAACATCCCATCACAATGGGATACCGGCGATAATCTTTAAGGTAAAAGATTATTATGGCATCATGGGAGAGGAATGTAAATATACCATAGTTGGTAGATTCTTGAAGCGAAGCCCTCAGATTGATCGAATTATGTCAACATTCAGGGAACTTATTCCGATTAGAGGCTCTGTTAAAATCAGAGTCTACGACAACTATAATTTGTTCCTTGACTTCACAAATGAAGATGATTCAATTTAGTTTGGTTCAAAAGGGTAATTGAATGGAAGGATGCAGGTGTGGTTGCAGAAATGGACGCTGGACTTCAAACCAGAGGAAGATCTTCCAATTGCTCTGGTATGAACACTTCTTCCAGGTTTACCTTCCCACATGCACAATTGGCACTATGTTAAACAGGTTCTTAGTTCTGTTGTAACTCCCTTAGCATTACATGTTGCTACCAACTAGAAAACGAGAGCCAAGGTTTTAGTTGAAATGGACCTCCTAAAAATACGTCCGGATTCTGTTTGGGTAGGCCTGGAGGATGAAGAGTCACCTTTCAAAGGTTATAGGCAAACACTGCAAAGAATTGAGGCATAATGTAAGATCAAAGGAAGAGGAGaataaggaaaagaaaaaagctaTCATACATCAATCTGGAGAAGGAACTAGTGAGGGGAAACAGAAGAATGATGAGCAGAGCAAAACCAATACACAAAGCAATGGAGACAAGAAAGGAAAGAATGGGGAAAAAGGGAAAAAGTGCAGACTGATAAGATCCAAAAGCAACACAGGGGAAAGCCAAAATGAAcccaagaagaaaaaaaggaacaGGAAAAAGAAGATGCACAAGAAGAAAAACAAGGTCGTGTTTAAAAATGCTACATCCCAAATCAAAAGCAGAAAAAGAAAGGACAAACAGGATACTACTGGAGCGAAAGATAcagaagaaggagaaaaaaatcaagaatcaagAACCTGTTCATCAGGGTAAAAGAGCTAAATTGTGAACAAGTATTGATCAAACTACCAGACCTCCTGATAACACTACAAAAGAGACTTAATGGCATGAAGAAGTGACCAACTCAACAGACACCAGTGCTACTAGTaataataaagaagaagaaaattcagaaacacaaaagaaggaaaaacacAACACACAAGGTCAGAATATTCAAGAAGCTAGAGGAAGGATAAAACAAAGGAAACagggaagaagaaaaaagaaaagagaaccTTCCCTCCAAACAAGGGAAGGGAACACAAACAAGACAAGACATCCCCTAGTATTTCATGATTAGTACAATTTTTTGGAATATTAGGGGGATGAGATCAAAAAAAGCAAATCACAGAATCAAGCACTTAATCAATATTAATAAGGTGGTTTTCCTTGCTATTTGTGGCCATTTGTCAATATGAACAAGATGATAGATACAGGAAGTTTCTTAGATTCCATTATGTTTGGCCAATACCAATGGAAAGATCAGGTGCTTCTGGAATCACCTAGATCAAGCTGAGGTTATAGCCAATGAAAAACAACTCACTAAcaaatttaaaaacataaatgacAGCCATGGTACTTACATTGCCTCTATTTATGCCAAATGATTTCTTTGGAAAGGAGATCTTTGGGATAGTCTTGAAAGTATAAGCTACTCTATTGCAGGACCTTGGTGTATAGGAGGGGACTTTAATGTTATTATGTATCCTAATGAGAAATTCGGTGAAGACCTCACAGGGCTCAAAGGTTTTCGACTTTATcagtgttagaataggaataggaacaaGAATAGTCCTACTTGAATAATGATTAGTATATAGAATCCTTCTAGGAAAAGGATTGTAATATAGTGTCCTAGTTGGAGAAAGAGTTTCATGTAGTGTCTATAGATAGGGTCTCAATGTAATTATGTAGAGACACAattcattaatatttttctcctttatttctcacatggtatcagagtttCTACGATCCTGGTAGAGAATCAAAGAATTTCTGTTGTCGGAAGGTGGCTATGGACCTTATATGCCGCCCCTCTGGCAAATGGTTATGTTAACAAAAGTTGTGCCAATGATATACGCATGGACCCCATATTCAAGGGAAGAAAACTTAGTCAGACAGGTCACCGTGTGTCAATTTCCGGCGACCTTCTAGGGTTGTTTTGTGTCAACCCTGTATCCGTCAGTGTTTTCGTAGCATCGTGCATCTTTCcagtgactactttctcatattcaATTTCCATAGCACCCTGcatcttttcggtgactactttcttatATCCGATTTCCATAACACTATGcatcttttcggtgactactttctcatatttgaTTTGTATAGCAGCGTGCATCATTTTGGTGTctactttctcatatccgaTTTGCATAGCACCATGCATCTTTTCGATGACTAATTTCTCATATTTGATTTATGTAGCACCATGCATCTTTCCAATGACTACTTTCTTATATCTGATTTGTGTAGCACCTTGTACCTTTcagactactttctcatatttgaGTTGCATAGCACCATGCATCTTTTCCGTGACTCCTCAAATCTAATTTGCATAGTTTCGTGTGTCTTTCTGATGACTCTTCATATGTGACTTACACAGTTTCAATTTTCGTCAATGTTGTGCAAAATTCAACACCACCTCAAGGTCTAGCAACCTCGGGTGACCAAAGCCCAACCAGCGTCGTCGGTCCCTCACATGCGACTAGATCTAGGGTTCCAACGACCACATTAGTACCATGCGGAGTGCATAAGCCTGTTCTAATAAGTTTTTCGGTGACTTTCTTGTTCAATATCGATTCGTCTCTTGATTCCAAGATGATCGATATATTTCATACCAGATTTCGAGAACTTTCTAGCGGTCGATGCACTGTTTCTAGTAGATATGAGTTTTCCAATAGTGTTTTCTCTTTGTTTCATATTCACTTTTACCAAAAGGGCATACTCAGATATTTGGACTGGATTACAttgatattttttcttctgTGGCTAAAACAACATCTGCCCACCTTTTTCTATCTATGATTGTCGTTTGCCATCGGCATCTTATTCAGTTGGACATTAAAAATGCTTTTCTCCATGGTGACATTGAGGAAGAAGTCTATCTAGAGCAACCACCTAGTTTTGTTGCTCAGGGGGAGTCTAGTAGCCTTGTATGTCAATTGTGCATGTCACCCTATGATCTGAAACAATCTTCTTGAGCTTGATTTGAGAAATTCAATATAGGAGTTTGGCATGACTCGTAGTGAAGCTGATCATTCTGTGTTTTATCGACATTCTGCATCAAATCTAGTATTTCATGAgaggactaagcacattgaggttgattgtcactttgtcagagaaaagatactctaaaaatatatctttaaaaaaaattgtgaagtCGAATGATCAACTCTCAGATATCTTCACTAAGCCCCTCATTGGTCCTCATATTAATTATATCTATAACAAGCTCATTACATATGACTTGTATAATCCAAATTGAGCAGGAGTGtcagaataggaatagaaacaAGAATATTCCTACTTGAAAAAGGATTGTAATGTAGTGTCCTAGTTGGAAAAGGAGTCtaatgtagtgtctataaataggacCTCAATATAATAATGTAGAGacaattcaataattttttttcctatatttttcaCAGTACTATGGAGGCTTGTGGTTTATATGACTTGGGTTATGTCGAACCTAGATACATTTGGTGTAACAAAAGAAGGCACTGGAAAAGAATCTAGAAAAGGCTTGACAGAGTTTTGGTTAATGATTTATAGGCTCAAAAATTTCATACTAACACTGTGAAGCACTTATCTAGAGTTGGTTCTGGTCATAGATCTCTATTAATGAGAAGTTACACAGACCAAAAGGAGTTCATAGTTACTTCAGGTTCTTAAGCATTTGGACACAACAACATGATTTTCTTGAACTGGCACAGGAAGCATGGAACATGAATGTCATTGGCAATGCTATGTGGAGGTTACAAAATTAGCACAAGTTTCTTAGTAAATGACTTAGCCAGTGGTCTAGGGAGATTATTGGAAATATTAATGAGCAGGTCAACACTTGGGAGACAAAATACAACTTGTTAGAAGAATTAGACCAAATTAACAACAATGAGCAAGGGTAGGGAGGATTTGAACAGGGGTCATGCTGAATATGTCAAATAGTTGAGTATACAGGATTCACTTCTGAAGCAAAAGGCAAAGATCAGCTGGTTTAAAAAAGGGGATTGGATTAGTAAATATTTTCAGTGTGTTAAGGGATAGAAGGAGAAACTTCAGATCCAttgaatttaaaatcatagagacAATTGGATACAGGGAGAAGATAAGATTGCTAGAGCTGCTGTTAGACATTATAAGGGAATGTTTAACTTGGAACAGCCTGTTTTGGATGATAGTCTCCTGGATTGTGTTCCAACTTTGATCTCAGAGGGAGATAATGAAATGCTGCACAACTTGCTTATTGAGGAAGAGATCAAGAATGTTGTTTTCAGTATGAGTGTTGATAGTTTTGCAGGGCTGATGGATATAATAGTAAATTCTACCAAAATTGCTGGAATATCATCAAACAAGATGTTTGTGCCTTTGTCATGGAGTTTTTCTCAGTTAAGAATCACACCAAATTCCTTACTCATACTTGCTTTGCTTTAATTCCAAAAATAGATTCCCTTGCTAGTTTTTTTTGATTTGGGGCCTATAAGTTTGAATAATCTTTCCAACAAAATCATTTTCAAAATCTTAACTAGAAGGCACAACCCTTTCTATTACAAACTAAAGTTGCATCACAACAGTGCAAAAAGACTTTACAAAATCCCAACCAAGCTTAGGCTACTGCTTCACAGGATCCTAGCATATCAACTAGTGATTCAGCCTCCTCAGCATAGctttctttacaccaaaaataaaaataaaaatatactattCATCTTGATTTTCTCCACAAAATTGTATTTGTCTTCAAAAGCTCTATAGTTCCTCTCCTTCGAAAATGGTCCACCATATGCAAGCAGGGACAAGTTTCCACCAATTTTTCTAACTAACTGGCCCAGCATTCTGATTCCAACATTTCAGTAAATCAACACTTGTTGCTGGCATTGACCATCTGATTCCTACCATGTTCAAGAAGTAGTTCCCATAATTGTCCAGTACCAGGACAATAGATGAATAAGTGACTATTATTTTCCCTAGCAGCTCCGCACAAAAAGCAtctaaaacatatttaaatccCCTTCTTTGAATCTTTGAAGTTTATCCTGTGTGAGGCAAGCATTTCTTGCTACTAGCCAAGAAAAGCATACCATCTTAAAAGGAGCCTTTACTGGTGGGCTTCCATATAAGTGAATCTTCAGTATCTTTGAACCCTTGGAATGATTCTAAGGTCTTGAAAAATTCAACAGCTCTTTCCAGCTCCCAGTCATCCAGTAGCCTTCTAAAGTAATATTCCATACATGTACTCCTTGTGCTAATTCCAAATTAATGTCTGGCATAGTGGCAATGCTGAAAAATCCAGGGAAGAGCTCCTTTAGAGGTCCATGCCCCAAAGTGGCTTTATTATTGGTGGGCCTATTACTAAAAATGTCATGCTTGCTCAAGAAATTGTCCATGACATCTCTAAGCCCAATGTTAGTGGTAACATTGTTCTTAAATTGGATATGGAAAAAGCTTATGACAGAGTCATGGTCTTTTCTCATTGAAATTTTCAAAAGACTTGGTTTCTCTATATTTGGATTAATATGGTTTGTAGGCTTATCTCAAATGTTTGGTACTCTGTTTTCATTAATGGATCTAGAAATGATTTTTTCTCTTCATCACAAAGTTTTAAGCAAGGAGATCCCTTGTATCCATCCATTTTCATTATTGCTGCTAAGGTGCTTTCTAGATCTCTTAACAATTTGCATGATAATATCAACTTCACCCCTTTCTCTATGCATCTTAGAAGCCCCAAGATGAACCATTTTgcttatattgatgatattgtTATTTTCAGTAGTGGTAATACTAGATCCATGAAGCTTATCATGAAACAGTGTAGAAGATATGAGAAATCCTATAGAAAAGTTTCTTTTAACTGATAAAGCAAGTGGATACAGAATTAACAGAATTAGAAGACGCACTGGCTTCATGGACAAAAGCTTTTCCTTTTACATATTTGGGTTGTCCTATTTATGTGGGAGGAAAGATGATTTCATACTTTGATGATATGGTTTCGTTAAAAAATTGAATGGTTGGCAAGGTAAGATGCTTCCTTAAGAAGGTAGAGTGGTTATGGTTAAAAGTGTGTTAAAATCTGTgcccactttttttttttgaaattggtaaTGTTCTTCAATCTATGCCCACTTACACTCTTACTATTATAAACCCCCTTTGTGAGTACCCTGAACCTTCTGGAAAAACACTTTGCTAGTTTTTTCTGAGGATCCAGTGATAACAAAGCAAAATATCACTGGAGATCTTGGAAAAACTTATGTGTTCCTAAAGATGAGGGTGTTATTGGTATCAGAAACATAAATGAAATCTCCAACACCTTAGCCATCAAAAGATGGTGGAGGTTCACGCAGTGTtttgagaagcgagaagcggaaAAAAGCGACGGGGGCTCACTTCACAGAAACGagaagcgtgaagcgaagcgcatgcttttttcagaaaaagcattatttagtataaaaatataaaatataaaatataaaatatgcatagataaataatcaaaaactcGAAAGACTTAGATTAAAAAGTAACTAGATAGTCAATAATCCTCATAAGTAACACCATATAAAGCAAATGCATAACCAAATCACAAAGAGAGCAAAATCCTATTCTTCAACAAGATCCTCAAACTCTTGAAGTGCCATCAACAAGAGTTCTACTTCTATTTGgtcctcatcttcttcctcatcggaggactcatcaacaagagTTCTACTTCTATTTGATTTTGAACATGAACTTGAACCTGTagctactcttttttccttgccCCTTAAAGTACTCCCCCTAAAACCATAAATATTCTCCTCCACACCACTAGCCGTAGCAACTTCACCATGTGAGACCTTCTCCTTCATatacttcttcatcttcatgattttggggtgctccagttaaCCATTCAGTTGCATCATCAATATTATCCAACAAAATTGGATCAATGGTATTGCGAGCATTGTAGCGACGCACCAATGTTCTATTATATTTGATGAACACTAGATCATTCAGGCGTTTTAACTCAAGCCTGTTTCTCTTTTTAGTATGAATCTGCATAGAATTCGTAGAAAGTAATTAATGGGAGGACTTTGGACAACTAAGATACCATTTAATTTAGTAATAACATAATATAGGTTCTCACATGTTCATACACGCTCCAATTTCTCTCGCAACCAGATGAACTACAAGTTAAACTTTGCACTCTAATAGCAAATTGTTGCAAGTTTGGGACATTATGACCATATTGCATCCACCATTCAACTgtagaagaattattttaaaagttaatatGTAATAACTTAAAAGTTAAAGCTTTAACAACTAAATGTTGAAATGCTCACCTGGTGACCTTAAGGTTCCAACTCTAATGGCCGACTCAATTCCAAGTAGCCCATCAGCTTTCATGTACACCCAAGCTCATCCCCTATTTTGTCTTGAAAACTTTTATCTAGAATCATCCTCTCAACACATGCATGATATCCCAAC
This DNA window, taken from Solanum dulcamara chromosome 3, daSolDulc1.2, whole genome shotgun sequence, encodes the following:
- the LOC129882586 gene encoding ubiquitin-like-conjugating enzyme ATG10 isoform X2 translates to MSSISSWDGTITSTEFHNAASTFAEIWNNFDLGFPNWSWINCPKKPAFADTKEECCLAGIEELACSGEDTAILVQKDGKERHHYDFHVIYSSSFRVPVLYFRAYCSDGEPLAIEDLEKDFPTYAAQELVVSKWTFITREEHPFLNRPWYTLHPCGTSDWMKLLFSNEPPVVSQGGVAIEKYLTSWFSVVSAIFGFKIPLKFATCMNYTPNKSGDVATVI
- the LOC129882586 gene encoding ubiquitin-like-conjugating enzyme ATG10 isoform X1, which gives rise to MSSISSWDGTITSTEFHNAASTFAEIWNNFDLGFPNWSWINCPKKPAFADTKVQGYLSLENIILPQEECCLAGIEELACSGEDTAILVQKDGKERHHYDFHVIYSSSFRVPVLYFRAYCSDGEPLAIEDLEKDFPTYAAQELVVSKWTFITREEHPFLNRPWYTLHPCGTSDWMKLLFSNEPPVVSQGGVAIEKYLTSWFSVVSAIFGFKIPLKFATCMNYTPNKSGDVATVI
- the LOC129882587 gene encoding uncharacterized protein LOC129882587; translated protein: MKADGLLGIESAIRVGTLRSPVEWWMQYGHNVPNLQQFAIRVQSLTCSSSGCERNWSVYEHIHTKKRNRLELKRLNDLVFIKYNRTLVRRYNARNTIDPILLDNIDDATEWLTGAPQNHEDEEVYEGEGLTW